Below is a window of Cytobacillus firmus DNA.
AAATAAACCTGATAGTTTGCGAGACTCGATAAGCTCATGATGCTGTTGGCCGGAGATGGATGCCATGTTAAGGCTGCGTCCACCCCTTCAAATACTCCTTCGCGGACCATGAAGGTTTTTCCGGAGCCGCCCTCTTCGCCTGGACAGCCAAAAAACTTAACCGTCCCAGGCAGATTGTTTTCTTCTAAATATTTTTTTGCAGCACAGGCTGCCGCAAAGGCGCCGGTCCCCAGGAGGTTATGGCCGCATCCATGACCGACATTCAGCTCGGTTGGTTCATACGAAGTTTTATTTGGCACCTGCCCCAATCCGGACAGAGCATCGAATTCACCAAGAAAGCCAATAACAGGAGCTCCGCTTCCGTAAGAAGCTACAAAAGCAGTTTCAATATTTCCAGCATTCCGTTCAACCTGGAAGCCTGCTTTTTCACATTGGGATGCCAGAAATTCTGCTGATGCATACTCTTCAAATCTAGTTTCAGGATGGTGATAGATATACTCGCTTATTTTTTCAAATGTCTCTTTATTTTCTGCCAAAAAGGATTTTGTAAAGTTCATGATTTCCTCCCTTAATTCTAAATGGCCGAACCGCCATTTAAGATATGAATATAAGCATCGACCGCAACCAGTAAAGCATCTTCGTCAAAATCGAATTGAGGATGGTGGTGAGGATAGTCAAGCTTCGTTCCAAACAGCATAAACGTAGCTTTGCCGCCATGCTTCTGGACCCTGTTCATCATAAAGCTGACATCTTCCGATCCGGAGACAGGGACAGATGGCAGCACTTCCTTCACAAGCTCGCTTGATGCACACCATTCGGTAATTTTCGGGATCAGCTCTTCATCACAGACAACCACTTCCGTAACTCCGACTGCTTCAAGTGTGCAGGACACATCGTGCATATCTGCTGCCGCCTGAAGAATCCGGGTCGCTTTTTCAGCCATATATTGTGCAATTTCCGGAGTCTCACCACGTACCTCAATTTCCATATAGCTGTCGCCCGGGATGATGTTCCTGCCGCTTCCTGCGGCCAGCTTCCCAACATTCACCCTGGTGACACCATCATGGTGGCGCGGAATGCCGTAAAGGTTGTTAGCAGCTGTTGTCGCTGCCAATAAAGCATTTTTCCCGAGTTCGGGATTGATGCCGGCATGTGAGGAAACTCCTTTAAAATATGCATTGTATTTGGTTGAAGCCAGAAATCCTGGCGTTATGGCTGCGATTGTTCCAACGGGCAGGGACTTAATGCCGATGTGGCCTGAATAAAAATAATCAACATCATCAAGCCAGCCTTTGTCTGTCATGGCCCGAGCCCCTCGACCACCTTCTTCTGCCGGCTGAAACAAAAGGGTAAAGCGGCCCTTAAGCTGGTCACTATGGGAAGAAATATACTGAGCAACCCCAAGGCCGATGGCGGTATGTCCGTCATGTCCGCACGAATGCATCACATTCTCTTCTTTTGAGATAAATTCGTATTGAGCTGGACGATGGGCAGGATCTGCTGATTCATTTATCGGCAGGGCGTCAATATCAAAGCGGAAACCAACATGGTCTCCTGTTCTGCCAGTATCCCAGACTGCCACAAGCCCGGTATTGCCGCCGCGCATTTGATCGAGCCAGGACTCTTCAACTCCCCATTCCCTTGCCTTTTTCTCTTGTGCCTCCAGATCAGTTTGTGCAGGAAGCCCCATACGGGAATTCTCTTCAAGCGCGTCTTTACCTATATAAAGTTTGAAACCCATCTTTTCCAGTTCTTTTCCGATCCGGTATGTAGTGATGTACTCCATGAACCCCAGTTCAGGCAGTGCATGTAAAGTGCGCCGCCATTTGATCAGCTGGGGAGTTATTTCCTTTAAAAAGCTGCTGTCCATTGTGATCCCCCTTGTTGAAATTTATTTCGGACATTTTCCGTTTCATTACCTTAAATGTATTATACACATATTATTAGAAAATTCAAATTGGTTTTTATCCAATAAATAATCTAACAACAATACCTTTTTCCTAATTTACATATTTAGTGTAAAATTTCATATTTAATACTGTAATAAAGTTACTTTTTACACTAAAATAAAGGCAATCATCTAATCTGGAGGAAAAACATGCCTATGAAAAAAATATTCCTGCTTGTACTAATTGGGTTGTCTATTTTTCTTGGAGGGTGTTCCTATTTCTTTCGTGATAGTGAAGAGGAACATATTCAAAAGGTGTATATCCGTGTTCAGGATTACACTGGAGAAGAATACCGTCAGCCTTACGGGAAAAAAACGGATAAGATTGCTGAAGCAAACCAGGATGTGATTGAGGAAGCCACAATTAAATATTTCAAGGAAACATACAAAACCGATGTGAAGGTTCATAATATGGTCGGTGTACTGGAGGGTGTTAAGGTATTTGTGGAATCAATAGGTGAACCGCATTTTTATACTTATGCTTATGTACAGATCCAGGATAATAAGGTACTGCCTCACCTCATCGGGGCTGAGAAATACAAAATACAGGAAGCCATTCAGGGCGGTTTATATCACATGATTTTTGAAGAAGAGTTTCAAAAGCTCGATGGGTATTTAGAGTCCCTTGCAGAAGAAGGGCGCGTAACGGGGAAAACAAAGGCAGCACTTCAGAATGCAGGCGGTCTCGGTTTTATGACTCCCTATTATTTTATTAACATGCTCAGTGCTGAGGCAGCGATTAAACCAGTATATGACCTATACTTAAGAAAACCTGATGCCAGTAAAAAAGAGTTAAGGAATGCCTTTGCTGAAAACCTATTTGACTTAGAAAATCTCTCTATTAATATTCAGCTGTTCATGAGCGATAAAGGTGCAGAGCCGAGTGAGGAAATTTTCAATCGGGTAACCAGGGATCTCGAAGAAATGAGCGGTATTCCCAAAGGGTCCTATAGCTTTACTTTAAAT
It encodes the following:
- a CDS encoding DUF1672 family protein; amino-acid sequence: MPMKKIFLLVLIGLSIFLGGCSYFFRDSEEEHIQKVYIRVQDYTGEEYRQPYGKKTDKIAEANQDVIEEATIKYFKETYKTDVKVHNMVGVLEGVKVFVESIGEPHFYTYAYVQIQDNKVLPHLIGAEKYKIQEAIQGGLYHMIFEEEFQKLDGYLESLAEEGRVTGKTKAALQNAGGLGFMTPYYFINMLSAEAAIKPVYDLYLRKPDASKKELRNAFAENLFDLENLSINIQLFMSDKGAEPSEEIFNRVTRDLEEMSGIPKGSYSFTLNDNLIQRETSQGVKDNSLRRSYPDYIVRD
- a CDS encoding amidohydrolase: MDSSFLKEITPQLIKWRRTLHALPELGFMEYITTYRIGKELEKMGFKLYIGKDALEENSRMGLPAQTDLEAQEKKAREWGVEESWLDQMRGGNTGLVAVWDTGRTGDHVGFRFDIDALPINESADPAHRPAQYEFISKEENVMHSCGHDGHTAIGLGVAQYISSHSDQLKGRFTLLFQPAEEGGRGARAMTDKGWLDDVDYFYSGHIGIKSLPVGTIAAITPGFLASTKYNAYFKGVSSHAGINPELGKNALLAATTAANNLYGIPRHHDGVTRVNVGKLAAGSGRNIIPGDSYMEIEVRGETPEIAQYMAEKATRILQAAADMHDVSCTLEAVGVTEVVVCDEELIPKITEWCASSELVKEVLPSVPVSGSEDVSFMMNRVQKHGGKATFMLFGTKLDYPHHHPQFDFDEDALLVAVDAYIHILNGGSAI